AAGCTCGGGCGCTTCGCTGCCGACTGCCGACAATGAAGCACATGGAGGAGCAACCCAGGCCAAGAAGGCTGCGCGCCCGTTGCTTCTTCTTCTCCTCCTGCCTCGCCTCTTCCGGCCCTGACTCGGGACCCGCTTGAGGGAGAACCTTCAGGCCCACCATCTGCGCCGCGCTCGGCATCACGCTCAGCGGTTGAGCGTCCCGTCACCCCGGCCCCGCTCCGCTCGGGAACAGCTTGAGCCTGCCCCAGTAGACCGGACGATGGCCAGGAGGAAGAACCTACCTGGACCGGCACGGCAACACCCGTTGGCAACTGGAGCGGATACACAACGTGAGGCCCTCGCCGAGCTGGTGGCCCGCTTCCTCGCCCACCTTCCTCATCACGCCCGCCCAGGATGCGACGCCGGGCCTCAAGCTCCTCCCTGCCAGTCCCGAGTCAGAAGCAGGAGTCCTCCGGGCGCAGGTGCTCACGAGTGAGTGGCAGCCCGGAGGGGGCAACTCCCTGCTTCAACAGCAACGTCTGATAGACGCGAAGCCCGCTCCGCTGGAACTCCCGCGCGAAGCCAGCGAGGTAGGCCCGGAAGGCGCGGTAGCGGCGAGCCCCCACGAGCTGCTCCACACGCTCCGCGTTCCGCTCCAGCCGGTGCAGCCAATGGCGAAGGGTGTAGAGGTAATGATCACTCAGGCTCTCGACATCGCGGATATCGAACCCGGCGCTCTCCACGTTCGACAGCATCGTCCCTAGTGAAGACAAACCGGCCTCCGGAAAGATGAATTCCTGGATGAACTCCCCATGGCCGCGGAAATTCGCCAATGGTGAGCAGACAATTCCCTGGTTGAGGAACAGCCCGCCTTGTCGAAGCAGGGACGAGACCCTCTGGAAGAAGTCCTGCTGGAATGACTCGCCGACATGCTCGACGACCCCGACCGCCGCGATCTTGTCAAACCGCCCTGGCCCATCAAGGTCACGGAAGTCCTGGACCTTGATGTGGCAACGATCCGAGACGCCATGCTCCGCCGCCAGCTGCCTGGCGCGAGCCGCCTGGAGCTCGCTCAGAGTCGTCCCAAGGACCTCCGCACCATAGTGCTTCGCAGCGTACACGGAAAACGCCCCCCAGCCACACCCCAGGTCGAGGAGCCGATCGCCGGGACGCAGGAGCAGCTTGCGGCAGATGTGGTCCAATTTTCGCACCTGAGCGCTCTCAAGACTCTCGTCTGGAGAGCTGAAGTAGGCGCAGGTGTAGAGCAACTTGTCATCGAGCCAGAGCCGCCAGAATTCGAGCGGCAGGTCATAGTGATAGTTCACGGCCTCGCGGGTGCGCTCCTTGGAGGCGGCAAGCTCCCGCAGCGGAAGCCTGGCACTGCCGTCCTGGAGTGGTCCTCGCGGTTGGACCAACAGGCGCTCGATGCAACCAATCGCCGCCTCCATGTTGCCCTCGACGTCCAGGTCACCTTCGACATACGCCTGTCCGAGTGCGCGCACGTCCCGTAGGCGCAGCGTCCGCGAAGCGGCTTGTGCATCCTTGAAGACAAGCGTGAAATGGTGCTGCTGCCCGGGACTGGGCTCCAGGAGGGTATCCATCCCCAGTCTCACTGCGAAGTCCCGTGGGCCCCCTAGCGCAAGCAACGTATCAAGGGCGGCGCGCAACTGGGCATCTCCATGAAACTCGGTCATGGACTGGGTGGAATCCATCGCTTCCTCCTGGAATGTGGACCTTGCCGGGCGAGCATCACGCCTGCCGGACCTGCCCGTAGCCTCGCGTCTTGGCGATAATCTCGTTCATGATCTCGCTCGTGCCACCCCCAATGGGAAGGACGCGTACGTCACGATAGAGACGCTCCACGCGTGTCTCGCGCATGTAGCCCATCCCGCCAAAGAGCTGCACGGCTTCGTAACAAACATCCTGCGCCACCTGACTCGAGAAATTCTTTGCCTCGCAGACCTGCTCGATGACGCTGCCGCCTCTGCGAACATTATCGGCTACGACGTAGTTGAAGCACTTGGCGGCCCGCATCAGCGTGGCCATATGCGCCAGCTTGTGGCGAACCACCTGAGAGGCCAGCAATGGACCACCAAACGCGGAGCGCTCCTGCGCATAGCGCTCCGCATCGGTCAATGCCACCTCGGCGCTGGCATGTCCATAGGCAGCGAGGATCAGCCGCTCCATCTGGAAGTTGAGCATCGTGGCCTTGAAGCCGCTGCCCTCGTCGCCCAGCCGGTTTTCAACGGGGACCTGGCAGTCCTCGAAGGAGAGTGTGGCCGTGTCACTCGCTCGCCACCCCATCTTCTTGAGTGCGCGCGAGATGCTGAACCCCCGCGTGCCCTTCTCCACGACGAAGAAAGTGAGTCCCCGGTGCGGCTCGTTGCTGGTGCGGGCCAGGACACAGACGAGATCGGCCCGACTCCCACCGGTGATGAAGGTCTTGGAGCCGTTGAGCACATAGTGCTCTCCATCTCGAACGGCCCTGGTACGAATCGCCGCGACGTCGGACCCGGCGTGTGGTTCGGTGATGGCGAGCGCGATGAGTTTCCGCCCCGCCAGCACGGGAGGGATGAAGCGCTGCTTCTGTGCCTCCGTGCCGAGATGGAGGATGGGGGGGAGCGCGATGTCCAGGCTGTTCAGGCTGGCGAGCACCCCCGTGCACCCGCCCCACATGAGTGCTTCGATCTGCAGCAGCACGTGGAAGACGTCACCTCCCGCACCACCATAGGCTGGGGGAAAGTTCACCCCGAGGAACCCCGCGGCACCCGCTTTCTCGTAGAGCTCACGAGGAAACCCCTCTTCCTCATCCCACTGAAACGCATGGGGCGCTATCTCCGCCTCCGCGAACTTTCGGCAGTTCGCGTAGAACTGGCGATGGGTGTCTTCGAGAAAGGAGTCCAATAAAACGTCCGACATGTCCGCCTCGTGCCTGGCTTTCCTCTCAATGTTCCCTGCCAGCGTGAAGCTGTTGGCAGGTGCGGTAGAGTTCCGCCACCTCTGGGACCAGCTCGTACCCCATGAGTACCCGGCCAATTTTTTCACCCGGGTCGAGGATTGCTGGTAGCTCCCTCGCTACGTCCACGATGTGAGCACCGTACCTGCGGGCCACTACCAGGCAATACAGATAGTGGACCACCGAGATCGGCCGGTGCGGATCCTCGAGCGCTATATACTGGGCTTGCAGGAACGCGGCTTGAATGGAACGGTGCTCGGGAAGGAGCCGTGCGCCCTCCTCCGTCTGCGTACACATCATCAGCAGGGCCTCCCGCTGAGCGTCCTCTTGCATACCCAGCCGGGGCCAGGGGACGTTGGGGGGACGTGTCCCGAATCGCTGAGCATAGGCCTTCGCGTAACACCAGACGATGCTCGCGAGCACCGGACTGACCGCGACCCCAGGCTTCGGGGAGAGGTAGGTGTCGAAGACGGGCAGCAACTGCATGCGCAGATCTTGAGCCGACGAGTCGTCATCGCGTAACGCGCGGTAGCCGAGTCCGTTCAGGGCAATGCATCGGGCTACAGGTGTCCATTCGTCGAGCGAGTTGACGAGGAGCTCGATGGCGGGGCCGTCCATCGGGACGCGAGAGCTGGTCATCAGTGCACAGAAATTGGCCGTGATCAGGTGGGAGCGGGTCTCCTTCGCCTGCTGGAGTACCTTCCGCACCAGCTCTCTCTGGACCTGCTTGCCTTCCCCACAGAGCAGCTCGCCCGCGGTCTTGCACATCCGCGGCGTGTAGCCGATGTGCCGCAGCTCGTTTACGAACCCGGTACTGATGCACTGCGCGAGGTAGCGCGCGGCGAGGAAGTCTTGCCACTCGCGATGCATAAACCTGGCCCGATCGTGCCCGGTGGGGATGAAGACGCTGCGGCTGAACAACGCCCGGCAGGTCCTCTCCTGGAGGACCAGCCGGAAGCCCTGGAGCTGCACGGACAGGGATTCGTTGGACGTACTGCGGATGTACTCGCTCCACCGCTGGCAAACGCGCTGCGCCTCATCCCTCAGTGCGCCAATGGACATTTCGCCATGGAGCCCCATATAGAAGATGGAGCCCACCAGGGTGAGAGCATCCAGCCACTGCTCGACATCGGTGAGTTGATAGCCGTCGCCGGGCAGCTCGTTGAGATGGCTCTTCTCGATGATGGCCAGCAGAACCTGCCGTATGATCTCCGCCTGGGTCGGTGTCGAGCGTTCGTCGACGAGCCGGGACGCGCGCTGCCCGAGCCACGCCAGAACGAGAGGGGTCAGGAGCAGTTTTCGCGCGCCTGGATTCTGGATGTGCTTGAGCACGCTCCCCACGCCGGGAAAGCGCTCGCAGGCTTGTTCGACGGTGAGCGGAAGGATCTCCAGGATGTGGTCTGTATCACTGGCAAGCGCACGCAGCCCAGGCTGGCTGCTACGGACGCCCAGGACGAAAGACAGCCCCGCATTGTCCGCGAACTCGCGGGACAGCCAGTGGAGCATCTCCCGGATGTCCGAGATACCAAGGGCCTGGTTGTTGGCGAGGAATTCGTCGACCCCGTCGAACAGGAGGGCCGTGGGAAGCGTGGCGAGCCGCCGCTCCAGCCACTCGGGTCCGACCGCTCCCGGGAAGGTCAGCTGGTTGCTCACCCATTCGCACCATCGCTGGCTCAGAACGTTGAACAAGAGCTGCCCCCGCTTCACCGAATCCACCGCGAGGATGGTACGGATCTCCTCGGGACTCAGGCTCTCCTGTTGCATCGGAAGGATGAGCGGCAGGATGTGGCTTGCCTTCAAGTCTTGTAGGAACTCGAGTGCCAGCCGGCGTCCCACCGCTCTGAAGGTGATCGACTTGCCAACGCCCGCATTTCCGGTCACCACGATTCGGGGAGGCACGCTTGCTCGTGTCCGGATGAGCTTCAACAACCGCTCGCACACCTCCTGTTGTGTTCCGGAGATGGCGTAGTCGACGGTGGGCGGCGTGCCGTCCCGGGTGTCTCGTCCCCTCTCCGTCTCCATCTCCCCGATGAGCGTCTGGATGTGTACCGCGCGATCCAGGTCGAAGCATCGAGCAATGACCTCCGATGCCACCACCAGATCCGATTGCGCCATATAGGCGGGAAAGCTCACCGTATTGCAGATGGCATCCAGCAGGCTCTCCATCGGCGTCAAGGGTCGGACGTCGCTCTCGGACAACCCACTGGGAGGCCGTCTCCGCAAGTGCTCCTGCAGGTTGAGCACCTCGAGAGTGGGCCAAGGCAGCCGTGCCTGCTCCATCGCCTGGGCCCACTGCGTGTACTCCGTTTCGAGCACCCGCAGGTACCTGCGCCGCGCGGTGGCGCCAGGCGAGGGCACCGCCGATGGAGCGCCAGGGCCAGCCGG
This is a stretch of genomic DNA from Archangium violaceum. It encodes these proteins:
- a CDS encoding protein kinase domain-containing protein; the encoded protein is MPDPYEEREPVGESPSTEGIPIKVRGLDERDVSSSIEDSLLKAVASPATGVQPPPVHEKLPARVGLGGKFELLEEIGAGGMGRVFRARDSKLFRDVAIKFFVPFGGLSSQELKALFHHEARAIARLRHGNIVQIFEFDDSHDPPFIVMEYLQGHSLWELLNARRKRQLPATDALDIALQVAKGLVHAHQQGVFHRDLKPQNIFLPDHEPVKILDFGLALLAQAPSGSSHVPQDRGRSVGPPVLPIAGTAVYMAPEQWRGEPVDARTDIWSLGVILYQMLAGRLPFSSSDVASVRDQVLSDAPSPQLSISRPDLPASLSQVVLRSMSKDRSKRYQTADELAFQLEKLLRRMRSDGERPFSGRLEVSRVSATPAFVTPQVQGMESDPGALAQQPFWSSSGDGSLLYHHAQPSPGAVQISRFAIVFMLAASEADDWSQLPELLLRRLGVETDILFVRSALRAARRRDIETAADQLRDTLRTAFPHGVNLLFITKGLGCIVTKTMLRRDCAGLLEALRVDGGPIDLRKLVSSWARQLVDVAEPNSREPAGPGAPSAVPSPGATARRRYLRVLETEYTQWAQAMEQARLPWPTLEVLNLQEHLRRRPPSGLSESDVRPLTPMESLLDAICNTVSFPAYMAQSDLVVASEVIARCFDLDRAVHIQTLIGEMETERGRDTRDGTPPTVDYAISGTQQEVCERLLKLIRTRASVPPRIVVTGNAGVGKSITFRAVGRRLALEFLQDLKASHILPLILPMQQESLSPEEIRTILAVDSVKRGQLLFNVLSQRWCEWVSNQLTFPGAVGPEWLERRLATLPTALLFDGVDEFLANNQALGISDIREMLHWLSREFADNAGLSFVLGVRSSQPGLRALASDTDHILEILPLTVEQACERFPGVGSVLKHIQNPGARKLLLTPLVLAWLGQRASRLVDERSTPTQAEIIRQVLLAIIEKSHLNELPGDGYQLTDVEQWLDALTLVGSIFYMGLHGEMSIGALRDEAQRVCQRWSEYIRSTSNESLSVQLQGFRLVLQERTCRALFSRSVFIPTGHDRARFMHREWQDFLAARYLAQCISTGFVNELRHIGYTPRMCKTAGELLCGEGKQVQRELVRKVLQQAKETRSHLITANFCALMTSSRVPMDGPAIELLVNSLDEWTPVARCIALNGLGYRALRDDDSSAQDLRMQLLPVFDTYLSPKPGVAVSPVLASIVWCYAKAYAQRFGTRPPNVPWPRLGMQEDAQREALLMMCTQTEEGARLLPEHRSIQAAFLQAQYIALEDPHRPISVVHYLYCLVVARRYGAHIVDVARELPAILDPGEKIGRVLMGYELVPEVAELYRTCQQLHAGREH
- a CDS encoding SAM-dependent methyltransferase, with the protein product MDSTQSMTEFHGDAQLRAALDTLLALGGPRDFAVRLGMDTLLEPSPGQQHHFTLVFKDAQAASRTLRLRDVRALGQAYVEGDLDVEGNMEAAIGCIERLLVQPRGPLQDGSARLPLRELAASKERTREAVNYHYDLPLEFWRLWLDDKLLYTCAYFSSPDESLESAQVRKLDHICRKLLLRPGDRLLDLGCGWGAFSVYAAKHYGAEVLGTTLSELQAARARQLAAEHGVSDRCHIKVQDFRDLDGPGRFDKIAAVGVVEHVGESFQQDFFQRVSSLLRQGGLFLNQGIVCSPLANFRGHGEFIQEFIFPEAGLSSLGTMLSNVESAGFDIRDVESLSDHYLYTLRHWLHRLERNAERVEQLVGARRYRAFRAYLAGFAREFQRSGLRVYQTLLLKQGVAPSGLPLTREHLRPEDSCF
- a CDS encoding acyl-CoA dehydrogenase family protein yields the protein MSDVLLDSFLEDTHRQFYANCRKFAEAEIAPHAFQWDEEEGFPRELYEKAGAAGFLGVNFPPAYGGAGGDVFHVLLQIEALMWGGCTGVLASLNSLDIALPPILHLGTEAQKQRFIPPVLAGRKLIALAITEPHAGSDVAAIRTRAVRDGEHYVLNGSKTFITGGSRADLVCVLARTSNEPHRGLTFFVVEKGTRGFSISRALKKMGWRASDTATLSFEDCQVPVENRLGDEGSGFKATMLNFQMERLILAAYGHASAEVALTDAERYAQERSAFGGPLLASQVVRHKLAHMATLMRAAKCFNYVVADNVRRGGSVIEQVCEAKNFSSQVAQDVCYEAVQLFGGMGYMRETRVERLYRDVRVLPIGGGTSEIMNEIIAKTRGYGQVRQA